The stretch of DNA TTTTCACTCGGTTTTCGAACGCGAAGTCGGCTTCGCTCCAGGGTTCGAGGCTGCCCAGGATCTTGCCGTACTGTCCCGAGCCGCCGGTCTGCTTCTTGTGCACGTACTCGAAGTCGACGGCCCGGCCGGGGGTCTCGCGATAGGCCACCTGGGGCGGGCTGGTCTCCACCTCGACCTTGTACTCGCGGCGCATGCGCTCGATGTAGACGTCCAGGTGCAGCTCGCCCATGCCCTTGATCACGGTGTCGCCGGTCTCGGCGTCGGCCGCAACCTGGAAGGTCGGGTCTTCCTTGCTGAAGCGCTGGATGGCCTTGGACAGGCTGTCCTGCGACTTCTTGTCCTTGGGCCGCACGGCGAGGCTGATCACCGGGTCGGGCACGTGCATGCTGGCCATCGAGGCCACGAGGCTGCCGTCGGTGAAGCTGTCGCCCGAGGCGCAATCGATGCCGAAGAGAGCCACGATGTCGCCGGCGCTGGCGCCCTCGATGTCCTCCATGGCGCTCGCGTGCATGCGCACGAGGCGGCCGACCTTGACTTTCTTGCCCGTGCGCACGTTGACGATGGTATCGCCCTTGGCCAGTCGGCCCTGGTAGAGCCGGATGTAGGTGAGCTGGCCGTAGGTGCCGTCCTCGAGTTTGAAGGCGAGGGCCAGCAGGGGATCGCGCGGATCGTTGCTGACGACGAACTTGCTCTCGCCGTTCTCGCGGTCGGCGCGGGTCGCCTCGTTCTCCACCTCGGTCGGATCGGGCAGGTAGCGGACCAGTCCGTCCATGAGGAGCTGGACGCCCTTGTTCTTGTAGGCCGAGCCGAGGAAGACGGGGGTGAGCTCGCGGGCCAACACGCCCTTGCGGACGGCGGCGTGGATCATCTCCTCGGTGGCGCGGCCCTCGAGGGCGGCCTCCATGAGGCGGTCGTCGAACATGGAAGCGGCGTCGATGAGCAGTTCGCGGCGGGCCTCCGCCTCGTGGCGGAGCGGCGCGGGGATCTCCTCCTCCCGGATGTTCTCGCCGTTGGCGCCGTCGAAGTAGACGGCCTTCATCCG from bacterium encodes:
- the fusA gene encoding elongation factor G, translated to MIGELSRLRNIGISAHIDSGKTTLTERILFYTNRIHAIHEVKGKDGVGATMDSMDLERERGITIASAATHVEWAGHHINIIDTPGHVDFTIEVERSLRVLDGAVLVLCAVAGVQSQSITVDRQMRRYKVPRVAFVNKCDRSGANPARVTEQLCEKLGHNAVLVQIPIGLEADHQGIVDLVRMKAVYFDGANGENIREEEIPAPLRHEAEARRELLIDAASMFDDRLMEAALEGRATEEMIHAAVRKGVLARELTPVFLGSAYKNKGVQLLMDGLVRYLPDPTEVENEATRADRENGESKFVVSNDPRDPLLALAFKLEDGTYGQLTYIRLYQGRLAKGDTIVNVRTGKKVKVGRLVRMHASAMEDIEGASAGDIVALFGIDCASGDSFTDGSLVASMASMHVPDPVISLAVRPKDKKSQDSLSKAIQRFSKEDPTFQVAADAETGDTVIKGMGELHLDVYIERMRREYKVEVETSPPQVAYRETPGRAVDFEYVHKKQTGGSGQYGKILGSLEPWSEADFAFENRVK